AAGCTGAGCAAAAATATTCCTGTTCCTCATCTGATATATACAAAACCTCTGGAACTGAAGAATTAGGTAATGTCACATTTCGAATGTATTTTTCTTTTCCTTATGTGTATGCATGCATTTGCAAAGAGAATTGACACAAATCTTGCCAACTGTCTATAATTTGGATAAATCTGAATTCTTTCTTAAATTGTATTTTCAAATGTTTTATTTTTGTTATGTATATATGTTAATCATGTTGAGCCTTATAGCAGATTTTAAACAAATGGAGGGCTGGGTTCGATTTGAAGCAGAAAAATATGCAACTGCATTTGAACAAAGGCATCATACAGAAATAGATGCGTTTGCTGAACAAATGAGACTGAAAGATGAGAGACTAGAAAATTGTCATTGGCGTTCACTGAGCATGGAACTTGAATTGAAGCGGCTCCAAACTTATATTGAAGATCTCAATCGTGAGCTCTCACATGTTAGACAAGAAAACCTTCAAATAGAATCCTTGTTTATGAACCGTGATGCAGAACTACAGTCACTGAAAGAGGCATCAGTTTTGCAATTAGAGCATCGAAATTTAAGGAGATCAAATTCAAGCTCATCTTCACATGATCTTTCTGTAACTGATGATACAATTTGGTCCAAAGTGAAGATTGTGAAGAGTAGGTCCGCAGATAAGGAGCATGAAACAACATCTTCTCAAGGGGTTGGCACTATGATAGAAGCTAGAGCTCAGGTAAAAGATCACTCTAAGGCCATAGTTTTGATGGCCCCCTCTCCAGAAGAGGATTTTCAAGAAGAGAAAGTCGTCATCTTGGATCCAAGTTCTATTCAAGGAGCACATAAAAATGCAGAGATAGTCATAAATGATGATAAGTTAACATCAGAGAACCAACTTTTGAGTACAAAAAGTGATAATAATTCGTGGAAGATGGACCTTAACGCTCTTGGGGTTTCATTCAAAATCAAGAGAATAAAACAGCAACTGCTCATGTTTGAGAGATCGACGGGAAAGGTAGAAAACTATGAAGACAGAGGAGAAAAGGATAGTGGACAGTCGAGGACAAAGAGAGTCCATACGCAGATTCCTTTTCTAAATAAACAAGTCAGTCGATATATGTCTCTCCAAGGAAAGATTGATGATCTTTGCAAGCGAATGGTATGCCTAATCCTGTCTACATTCATCCAAATACTAAACATTTTAATATATGATCACCTCACACTGACACATAACTAACTTGTTTGCATACAATTTGTCTCCTGTCATTTGTCAAGTACTTGTGTGTGGTAATGTATGTGTTTGCTCATAAATACCGTGTATGATTTACAGCATGAGAATAATATTAAGGCGACAAGTGGAAGTACTGGTGTTGCGCGAAAAAAGGAAGAAACCAAGATGTTAGAACACTTCCTAGAGGACACATTTCAGCTGCAGAGGTACATTGTTGCCACCGGACAGAAATCAATGGAAATACAATCCAAGATTAAATTTGGATTTGTAGGGTCTATAGAGCATCCTGAGGGGCATGCCAGCATCGACATGCAGCGGTTTGCTGAGAGCCTTATCACACTGTTTAAGGAGGTTCAAAGAGGGCTTGAAGTAAGAATATCTAAAATAATTGGAGATCTAGAGGGGACCCTGGCATGTGAAGGCATGATTCATCCAAGAAAGTAGCTGGATGAATGGACCTGCAGACAATCCTTTACACATAGTAGTAATAGGTGTTAGTTTAAACATGTTTTCTCCTTAAAGTTTATTTGTGTATGGACCCATTGCACATGGTTGATGGGGAAAATGTATTAATGTAAATGATCATAATTTATAGTCATGCTCATGCATCTTATCCCTTCACAGCAACCTAACTTGTTGTTGGACTTAAATTTTCAAGTAGTCACTGAACTCATGATCATATATCAAAAAGAACACTCTAGTTATCGGGGATTCTTATGCACTATTCTAATTGAAAATAATGACACATCCGTTAGTCAAGGTCATTGACCTGACGGAAAACATTACAAACTTAACGGAGAATACATATGACATAACATTGCAACAGATGGCAACTTACGTggcttccaaataagcatgactATGTTTATAATAAAAAAAGAAATACATACAAGTCATAATCGATTAAAAGTTTAAATTCTTAAATCAAAAGCACAGTTCCCATATCAAACTAATAATTCTTCTtctaataatttaataattagcCAACCTCAATTTAAGCCTTGAATATTCAGAAGAAGATGATAAAACTTCTTTTCTTTCGCTAAATTTATGATTATAAATGAAAGTAAAGTACTCAGATTCCGTGATTTTTGATGGGTATGAATCTTCCAAAATATCCTGTATATATAATGGTTGATTTCCAGATTCTGACGAGTCCTGACTCTCTTAATATTCATGTATCCGTATATATATAGAGTCTTACTCTTatacaaactaaattaaaatacaaactacAGACTACACCTCTCACACATAACTACACATAATTCCCtctattattaattgattttttccCATCAATTAGTGAACtctttttaaaatctaatttaACTATATTTTTCTATATCATCTAATAATCAGTATGAATATCATATTTGATATGTTTCGacgataaatcactaattatatcTAT
The sequence above is drawn from the Apium graveolens cultivar Ventura chromosome 2, ASM990537v1, whole genome shotgun sequence genome and encodes:
- the LOC141708286 gene encoding uncharacterized protein LOC141708286, yielding MGNEAVSGGLCLVVSEQKTDNSSPVLLGASCALFAFRLLLEPNIDEKWLESRNRILDGGAQLLGLLVWSMRKEEYNRVKCELLDKLERAAREIEELKTRRIEDAKANEKVVSIFATHEQSWFNVRKKLQQQIGALLNELKVLEKNKDEVITELSEQLQEKELLLQSKEDSIKEQLQKNLDLEGKLEEAKSVAEELREASKNVVEEHSTEIWKHKTALIELVSNQRQLEAEMGRAVRQIEAAKQDLDSVSEKKEQSVSMTQKLSMELIRMRKDLEQKDTILSAMLRKSKLDTEEKQMLLKEMKLLKTKRKEAELETERWRTISETKHERHSLRSMLSKHAKSKLEASLNGIGMPSNTTTTAQLGRTRSVETDLIEYEQPELQAEQKYSCSSSDIYKTSGTEELDFKQMEGWVRFEAEKYATAFEQRHHTEIDAFAEQMRLKDERLENCHWRSLSMELELKRLQTYIEDLNRELSHVRQENLQIESLFMNRDAELQSLKEASVLQLEHRNLRRSNSSSSSHDLSVTDDTIWSKVKIVKSRSADKEHETTSSQGVGTMIEARAQVKDHSKAIVLMAPSPEEDFQEEKVVILDPSSIQGAHKNAEIVINDDKLTSENQLLSTKSDNNSWKMDLNALGVSFKIKRIKQQLLMFERSTGKVENYEDRGEKDSGQSRTKRVHTQIPFLNKQVSRYMSLQGKIDDLCKRMHENNIKATSGSTGVARKKEETKMLEHFLEDTFQLQRYIVATGQKSMEIQSKIKFGFVGSIEHPEGHASIDMQRFAESLITLFKEVQRGLEVRISKIIGDLEGTLACEGMIHPRK